CAAGGATTCTTTCGGGAGTTGCCTCCGTTGCCAATCTCAATGTTATATTTGGATGTCTTGAAGTCATCCTTATTGCCCATTTCAAATATTCCTTCAAATCCGCTTTAAAATCCGGTGATACTGCCAAGTTTAATGTACCGCCTAATTTTTCACTTTTTTCAAACAATATAACTTCATGTCCCCTGTCTGCAGCTGTCCTGGCAGCTTCCATACCTGCAGGACCCCCGCCTATGACCACAACTTTTTTCTTAACCTTTGCCGGAAGGGGCTCATGTTTTAGTTCCAATTCTCTGCCTGCTTTGGGGTTTACCGAACATGCCGCCCTTATTCCTTCATTGCCGTGGGTTCTGTTTAAGCAAAGGACGCATCTTATGCAAGGCCTTATTTCATCTTCCCTGCCTGTCCTGGCTTTGTCCACGGCATACGGGTCTGCTATGGCTGTACGGATCATGGCGCATATATCCGCATCTCCTCTTTCAATTATATCAGAAGCTAAATCCATATCTATAGACCCAACTGTGGCTACTGGTATTTTGAGCCCGGCCTTTTTTACTTCAGCCGCAAAATGCACATTATACCCTCTTTTTATATATGCTGGCTGTGTTACAAAGGGGGCTATTGCATCATCCAGCAGCAATCCTGCTGATACATGTACAAGGTCTATTTTATCCTCAATTATTTTAATAAACTCTATTGTCTCATCTAATTCAATTCCGCCGGTTACCAGTTCTGAAGCGCTTAAGCGGAACTCAATGGCAAGCCTGTTTCCTACCCTTGTACAGATGGAATCCAGAAGTTCACATGCAAATCTAGCCCTGTTTTGTAATGAACCGCCGTATTTATCAGTCCTGTGATTGAACAAGGGTGAAAAGAAATTGCTGATTAGAATTCCATGGCCGCCGTGGAGCATTATCATGTCCATGCCGGCTTTCAAGGCCCGTTCTGCCCCATCGGTAAAAAGCTTTATCCAGGTATCAATCTGTTCCTGGCTCATCACATCTATTGGTGACATGCCTTCAGGCATATTATGTCCGAAAGCAAAGCCCGCAAGCTCAATGGATGCTTTTGCCCCGTATCTGTGAATTGTGTCGGCAAGAACGGACAATCCCGGAACAACCCTGTCATGTGACATATTGACTGTGTAACCTGTAAAAGCAGGATTTGGAGGCGTGACCTGGGATATTCCCACCGTTACAATTCCTGCTCCTCCCTTTGCAAGTTCTCTGGTCCACTCAATAAGCTCGGGAGACACCAGGCTGTCGGAGGAAGCCAGCCTTGGCGCTGCAGGGGAAATTTCGATTCTGTTTTTAACTGTCATATTGCCAATCTTAATGGGTTCGAAGATTTTCCTGTACTTTGGATTCATTCAAATCATCCTTTCATAGAAGTACATGTCATTTTCATTGTAGAATGATAATAAATTATCAATATTATTATAATTCTACGTTTCC
This Oxobacter pfennigii DNA region includes the following protein-coding sequences:
- a CDS encoding FAD-dependent oxidoreductase, whose amino-acid sequence is MNPKYRKIFEPIKIGNMTVKNRIEISPAAPRLASSDSLVSPELIEWTRELAKGGAGIVTVGISQVTPPNPAFTGYTVNMSHDRVVPGLSVLADTIHRYGAKASIELAGFAFGHNMPEGMSPIDVMSQEQIDTWIKLFTDGAERALKAGMDMIMLHGGHGILISNFFSPLFNHRTDKYGGSLQNRARFACELLDSICTRVGNRLAIEFRLSASELVTGGIELDETIEFIKIIEDKIDLVHVSAGLLLDDAIAPFVTQPAYIKRGYNVHFAAEVKKAGLKIPVATVGSIDMDLASDIIERGDADICAMIRTAIADPYAVDKARTGREDEIRPCIRCVLCLNRTHGNEGIRAACSVNPKAGRELELKHEPLPAKVKKKVVVIGGGPAGMEAARTAADRGHEVILFEKSEKLGGTLNLAVSPDFKADLKEYLKWAIRMTSRHPNITLRLATEATPERILAEKPDSLVIAVGAQASIPPIPGLDGKNAVWVGDVESGKARTGNTIVIAGGGLTGCETALDLARKGKKVTVIEMVTEKQMIQVSPNPMNALLQLLRKEGVEVLPETKLIRAGENHAYVQSSGGEQEIPFDTLIISLGVKPRLQEVAKFNNLVNDVRIIGDCSVNRGTLYTATTDGFNAALDI